The following proteins are encoded in a genomic region of Diadema setosum chromosome 18, eeDiaSeto1, whole genome shotgun sequence:
- the LOC140241340 gene encoding pseudouridylate synthase TRUB1-like isoform X2, with protein sequence MSQGSLSSSLARLNGLFAVVKPAGITSANVVDRLKTVLLRDIGYREEHGEQLLHGECRESIEAGEKGGSPNCAMYKTGWTNKKCYKLPKIGHGGTLDMHATGVLVIGIGRGTKQLASYLQGGKTYVAHGCLGKATDTMDASGEVTESSEFGHISECDFKGALNNFVGNIMQAPPLYSALKVQGERMSDLVKRGVEVAPKPERPVQVYSLRCLTFNPPDFTFEVNCGGGFYVRKLIHDLGKSLGSCAHMMALCRTKQGYFMLDKHALPEDRWTLQDILQAVEEFQGDVGR encoded by the exons ATGAGTCAAGGGTCGCTGTCGTCCAGTCTTGCTCGTCTGAATGGACTCTTTGCTGTGGTAAAACCAGCAGGAATTACTTCAGCCAATGTGGTGGACAGGCTGAAGACAGTTCTTCTCAGAGATATTGGGTATCGTGAAGAACATGGAGAACAGCTTCTACATGGAGAGTGCAGAGAGAGCATTGAAGCTGGAGAAAAAG GTGGCTCCCCAAACTGTGCGATGTATAAAACTGGATGGACAAACAAGAAATGTTACAAGCTGCCAAAGATTGGACATGGTGGTACCCTTGATATGCATGCCACTGGGGTGCTTGTGATTGGCATTGGAAGGGGTACTAAGCAGCTGGCATCATACCTTCAAGGTGGAAAG acGTATGTGGCCCATGGCTGTTTGGGAAAAGCTACAGACACCATGGATGCTTCAGGAGAAGTAACAGAGTCTTCGGAGTTTG GTCATATTTCTGAATGTGATTTCAAGGGGGCTTTAAATAACTTTGTTGGGAACATCATGCAAGCACCTCCACT GTACTCCGCCCTTAAAGTGCAGGGGGAGAGGATGTCTGATCTGGTAAAGAGGGGTGTAGAGGTTGCACCAAAGCCAGAGAGACCTGTGCAAGTATACAGTCTTCGATGCCTGACTTTCAATCCCCCAGATTTTACTTTTG AGGTCAACTGTGGAGGTGGCTTCTATGTCAGAAAGCTCATACATGACCTTGGGAAAA GTCTGGGCTCATGCGCCCATATGATGGCTCTGTGCAGAACCAAGCAAGGGTACTTCATGCTGGACAAGCACGCCTTGCCAGAAGACAGGTGGACACTCCAGGACATCCTGCAAGCAGTGGAGGAATTCCAGGGGGATGTTGGCAGATGA
- the LOC140241340 gene encoding pseudouridylate synthase TRUB1-like isoform X1, with the protein MSQGSLSSSLARLNGLFAVVKPAGITSANVVDRLKTVLLRDIGYREEHGEQLLHGECRESIEAGEKAGGSPNCAMYKTGWTNKKCYKLPKIGHGGTLDMHATGVLVIGIGRGTKQLASYLQGGKTYVAHGCLGKATDTMDASGEVTESSEFGHISECDFKGALNNFVGNIMQAPPLYSALKVQGERMSDLVKRGVEVAPKPERPVQVYSLRCLTFNPPDFTFEVNCGGGFYVRKLIHDLGKSLGSCAHMMALCRTKQGYFMLDKHALPEDRWTLQDILQAVEEFQGDVGR; encoded by the exons ATGAGTCAAGGGTCGCTGTCGTCCAGTCTTGCTCGTCTGAATGGACTCTTTGCTGTGGTAAAACCAGCAGGAATTACTTCAGCCAATGTGGTGGACAGGCTGAAGACAGTTCTTCTCAGAGATATTGGGTATCGTGAAGAACATGGAGAACAGCTTCTACATGGAGAGTGCAGAGAGAGCATTGAAGCTGGAGAAAAAG CAGGTGGCTCCCCAAACTGTGCGATGTATAAAACTGGATGGACAAACAAGAAATGTTACAAGCTGCCAAAGATTGGACATGGTGGTACCCTTGATATGCATGCCACTGGGGTGCTTGTGATTGGCATTGGAAGGGGTACTAAGCAGCTGGCATCATACCTTCAAGGTGGAAAG acGTATGTGGCCCATGGCTGTTTGGGAAAAGCTACAGACACCATGGATGCTTCAGGAGAAGTAACAGAGTCTTCGGAGTTTG GTCATATTTCTGAATGTGATTTCAAGGGGGCTTTAAATAACTTTGTTGGGAACATCATGCAAGCACCTCCACT GTACTCCGCCCTTAAAGTGCAGGGGGAGAGGATGTCTGATCTGGTAAAGAGGGGTGTAGAGGTTGCACCAAAGCCAGAGAGACCTGTGCAAGTATACAGTCTTCGATGCCTGACTTTCAATCCCCCAGATTTTACTTTTG AGGTCAACTGTGGAGGTGGCTTCTATGTCAGAAAGCTCATACATGACCTTGGGAAAA GTCTGGGCTCATGCGCCCATATGATGGCTCTGTGCAGAACCAAGCAAGGGTACTTCATGCTGGACAAGCACGCCTTGCCAGAAGACAGGTGGACACTCCAGGACATCCTGCAAGCAGTGGAGGAATTCCAGGGGGATGTTGGCAGATGA